Below is a genomic region from Sutterella megalosphaeroides.
CCCGGTACCGGTCACAAAGGGACCGGCGGGAGGCGTCGAGGCGCAGCCGGTCGATCGGATATTTCACTAAAGGAGAGACGCCATGCGCCGCTTTACCGACGCGTGGATCGACGCCGTCGGGCTCAAGCGCTTTGCCGGGCCCTGGTCGTCGCCGCGCGGACCGAGACTTCCGATCCTTCCCTGGATTGCCGTACCGCTCCACCCGATCATTCGCGAGTTTTTCGAGACTTGCGGTCGGGAGGTGCACTTTGCGCCCGGTGAAAAGTTCTTTCCCACGACGCAGGTGACCCATTTCATCACGGTGACGTCGGGCCTGACGGGGCGTGTTGCGGCGGTCCTCGACGGTCGAAGCGGCTCGGGTGCGATGGCCCTTTCGCCCGCGGGGCGCTTTGCGGCGGGGAACCTGAATTGGGTGACGAGGCGTCCGGCGATCGGTCGCTACTATGCGCTTTCGCAGTGCACCGTGCGCATGATCCCGCATGTCGATGCGGAAGAGCGGATTCTTGCGCGCGACGACGCGAACGATTTTCTCCGCATTCTCTACACGCAGTTCGAACTCGGGAACCTCTCCGACCGCATGGCCTTTTCGACGCTTGCGCTTCTCCAGGCGCCCTTGCGTCTTCAGGCTTTTTTCCTTGCGTGGTCGGTCTTTTACGGCACGATTCGGGAAGAGGGCGGTCGACACATCGTTCGGATGCCCTCGCCCGGACGTCGGGCGCACATCGAAGACGTACTCTCGGTTTCTTCCGTCACGATGGACAAACTCTCTTCGCACCTGCACGCGGAAGCCGCCTTCGAGCGCGACGGGGAGTTCGTGACGTTCGACGCCGCGTGGTTGCAGGAAGCGCACGACTGGATGCGCGCCTGCGACGGGGACGGTGTGCTCTACCCGAGGCCCAGGTCCGTGATCGACTTTCTCTACGGCGCGCAAGCGGGCGAGTACGCGTGAGTCGCAAAGCACGGGTGCCTGCCCGTGCTCAAGCGAAGAGGGTCCGTAAGGTCGGAAAAACCCTGTGAAGAGCGCAGAGCGCCTCTCCTTCCCGCATTCCCTATACTTGACGGGCACCCCGTTCCGGAGTCGATCGGCCGGGTCTCGGAATTGAGGCATGTCAACGGTCGCGTCGGAACGGTCCGAAACAGACAACGCATTTTCCCGACTCATGACCGAATTCGATACGAACGATACCGACGTCAAGGAAGAGCTGCCCGAGAACGCCGACTATCTCACGCAACTCCTCGACACGCTTGAAACTGCGAGTGCGACCGAACGCGACAAAGGCACGCGCTTCGAAACGCTCGTCCGAGACTGGCTTCGCAAGGAGCCCACCTATTCGGACCTCTTTACCGACGTGCAAACCTGGAAGGATTGGGCGTCGAGTCATCCCGACCTCGCCGTCAACGCACGCGACATCGGGATCGACCTCGTAGGCACGAACGCGGACGGCCCGGGCTACACCGCGATCCAGTGCAAGCTTTACGCGCGCAATGCGAGCGTCCCGAAGGCGGGCATCGACTCCTTCCTCGCCGCTTCGGCGAAGCCCTTCTTCACGCGCCGTTTTTTGGTGGCGACGAACGAAAAGTGGTCCGAAAACGTCGCGAACGAACTCCATCAGCAGACGATTCCCGTCACGCTCATCACGCGTCGCGAACTCGAGACGTCCGTCGTCGACTGGTCCGAGTACCTGAAGTCGGGCCGTGTGGTCGAACGCCCGAAGCGCACGCCCCGGCCCTATCAGCTGAACGCGATTGCCAATGTTGTCAAAGGGTTTGAAACCTCCGACCGCGGCAAGCTCATCATGGCCTGCGGTACCGGAAAGACCTTTACGTCAATGAAAATTGCAGAAGAATCAAGCATTTACCCCCCCCCCACCAGAATGCTAGAGGTCGGTTCGTACTTTTTCTCGTCCCCTCGCTCTCCCTTCTTTCTCAGACGCTCTCCGACTGGAAGCAGCAGTGCTCGTGCCGTCTGAATGCCTTTGCCGTCTGTTCCGACGCGTCGACGGGTAAGGCCAACCTCGAAGACATCGAACAGTTGACGGTCGGAAGCGAGCTCGCTTATCCCGCCACCACGGACGCGAAAACACTCGCCGATCGCGTTGCCCGCGCCCTCAACGACCACGACGCTCTCACGGTCGTTTTCTCCACCTACCATTCGATCGACGTCCTGCACGAAGCGCAGCAGAAGTACGGAATGGCCGACTTCGGTCTCATCATCTGCGACGAAGCGCACCGTACGGCCGGCGGTCACTACGTCGAAGGCGAAGAGGACTCCCCGTTCCAGCGCATCCACGACGCGAACTACGTTCGCGGTAAAAAGCGCCTCTACATGACGGCCACCCCTAAGATTTACGGGGGAGAAGCCAAAGCCCAGCAAGACGCGGGCGAAGTCGTTCTCTATTCGATGGACGACGAGAAGGTGTTCGGCAAAACCTTCCATACGATCTCCTTTTCCGAGGCCGTCCGTTTGGGGAGTCTGGTTGACTACAAGGTGATCGTCCTTACGATCGAAGAAAACGTCCTCAAAAAGTACGCCGAGGGACGCGACGACCTGGAGCTCGTGCGCGACGGCGGGTTGCCCGTGAAGCACGCGGCCAAGGTGATCGGCTGCTGGCGTGCGCTCTCCAAGGTCGACCTGAAGGGCGAACGTTCGATTTTCGACGACGTTCGCGCGATGAAGCGCGCCGTGGGGTTCGCGCAGATCATCGACGCGCCGAAGGGGCGCAATCTCGACCGTACCTCGTCGAAGCTCTTCGCGGCGAATTTCGAAAACGTCGTCGAAGCTTTCAAGAAGGAAAACTTCCTCACGTTGAACGCCAAGGACCCGACCTACAGCCGGGCCGCCTACGCGGCCGAGTTCCCGCTCGAGTGCGACTGCAAGCATATCGACGGGTCGATGAACGCCACAGAAAAAACGGCGCTTCTCGACTGGCTGCGCGAGGAGCCCGCCAAAAACCGCTGCAAGATCCTCTTCAACGTTCGGTGCCTTTCGGAAGGGGTCGACGTGCCGGCGCTCGACGCGGTGCTCTTTCTCTCGCCCCGCAAGTCGCAGGTCGAGGTCGTTCAGACCGTGGGTCGCGTCATGCGCATCGCGCCCAACGCCGGTAAGAAGCGCGGCTACGTCATCCTGCCCGTCGTGACGCCGCCCGGGCTTGCGGGTGAAGATGCTCTGAACAACAACAAAGAATTCGACGTTGTTTGGCAGGTGCTCCGGGCCCTGAAGTCGATCGACAACGAGTTCGGTGCGGCGGTGGACCCGCAGCTCGGCAAGATCAACTCCGACAAGATCGAGGTCGTGAGCCTCACGGAAAAGAAGCTCAACAAAAAACCGAAGGCCTCCGGCGCAACCGGTCCGAAAGGCAAACGAGGGTCGAAGCCCGAAGGCACGACCGACACCGGAGATCAGGGGAGCCTTTTCGAACGCGACGAAGTGTTCGAAGAACACATCCGCAGCCGCATCCTGAAGCGCGTCGGCAACCGACGCGAGTGGGGCGACTGGGCCGAGGACGTGGGCCTCTTCTGCGAAAAGCAGGTCGCTCACATCGAGAAGGTCCTCCGCGAAAGCGAAACGTCCCGCGCGGCGTTCGAGAGTTTCAAGAAAGAACTGAAGGCGACGTTGAACGGCGAGCTTTCGGACAAAGAAATCGTCGACATGCTCGGACAGCACGTCGTGACGCAACCGATCCTCGACGCGCTCTTTACGATTCGCGACGACACGGGGAACATCATCTACGAATTCTCAAAGCACAACCCGATCGCCCGGGCGATGACCGCGATGGTCGATTCGCTCGACAAGGACGGGATGCGCACGGCAGCGAGCTCGCTCAAGGATTTCTACGAGTCGGTGCAAATCCGCATGCGCAACGTCAAGACCGCGGTCGAGCGACAGACCGTCATCAAGGACCTCTTCGAGAAGTTCTTCAAGGCGGCTTTCCCGAAGCTTCAGGAAAAGCTCGGCATTGTCTATACGCCGGTCGAGGTGGTTGACTTCATCAACCGCTCGGTGGCGGACCTCATGAAGCAGGAGTTCGGCACGAACCTCTACGACGACGGGGTGCACATCCTCGACCCGTTCTCGGGAACGGGGACCTTCCTCGCCCGCCTCATGCAGAGCGGCCTCATCCCGCAGGACAAGCTCCCGAAGAAGTTCGCGACCGAGCTGCACGGGAACGAAATCGTCCCGCTCGCCTACTACGTCGCCTCGATGAACCTCGAGGGGGTCTTCCATGAGCTCTGCCCGAACCAGCCCTACGCGCCCAACAACGTCATGCTCTGGACGGACACCTTTGCCGACCACGGCAACCCCGATGTCTTCAAGACGGCGCTTGGGGAAAACAACGAGCGGCTCGAAAGTCTCGAGAAGACGGATGTGCGGGTCATCCTGGGGAATCCGCCGTATTCTGCGGGTCAGAAATCACAAAATGACAATAATCAAAATGAGCACTATGAGAGTCTGGATGCTCGCATCGATGAAACTTACTCGGCCCGTACGGATGTGACGCTGAAGAAGCTGAAGGATTCATATATCCGGGCGTATCGTTGGGCATCGGATCGAATCGGTGATAAGGGGATTATCGGGTTTGTGGCAAATGCAAGTTGGTTGACGAGTAGTAGCGCTAACGGCATGAGGAAGTGCATTTCCGAAGAGTTTAATTCCATTTATGTATACAACTTAAAGGGAAATCAGAGAACATCAAAGGAACAGTCTCGTAAGGAGGGTGGTAAGATTTTTGGTGAGGGTAGTCGTTCTGCCATCGCTATTGTTTTATTGATCAAGAACCCTGACCATAATGGAAAAGAGGGGATTTTCTATTATGAGGTTGATGATTATCTAAGTAAGGCTGAAAAGCTTGAAGGACTGTCTCGAACCGGTTCGATGCTTAATGTGCCTGTAAGGATTATTATTCCGGATGAATATGGCGATTGGTTTGAACATCGAGAGGGAACGTTTTCAAAATACTATCCGATTTTTGACTCAAAATCGGACGTTCCTGCAATCTTTGATGAGAAAATCGTCGGTGTAAGTACAAATCGCGACAAATGGGTTTGGGGATCGTCTACGACGCAAATCGCGAAGAATATTGATAGAATTAAAGAATCTTACACTCGCGCATTGGGTGTGATGAAAACGTCGAGGACTCCCAGTAATAAGGAGAAAATTACCGAGGCCAGAGCTGCCGTGCAGGGTGATATTGCATGGAGTTGTGGATTATTGAGGCGGTTGGAAAGGTTTGAAGCTGTTTCTGGATTTGATCTCGGCAAGATGAGGTTGGCCGCATATAGACCATTTGTTGTTCAAAATCTCTACTATGATCGAGAATCCTTTGTTGAGAGGCCTGGACGGTGGAGCCAGGTTTTTCGGGATGATTTTACGAAGAATCTAATAATTTGTTTTAATCAAAACTGGACAGGTGAAGGGCAAATTGTCGTGATGACAAATCGTATTGCAGATTTGCATTTCAATGGCGATACGCAGTGTTTTCCTAGGTGGATTCCCAGGGTGACAGATTTTGCTCAGGGGAGCCTTTGCCTGGGATATGAGGACGATGATCGGGAGAGCGGCTTTTCGAAAGATGCACTGCCGCATTTCCAGAGGGCCTATCCCGGTCACACGATCACCGAAGACGATCTCTTCTACTACATCTACGGGATTCTGCATTCGGAAGAATATCGAACGCGCTACGCGAACAACCTCATAAAAGAGCTGCCCCGCATCCCGCGGGTGGCGACCTACGAGCAGTTCCGAGCGTTCGCGGATGCGGGGCGAAAGTTGGCGGATCTTCACGTCAACTACGAACACGTCGCTCCTTATGCGGGCGTGAAGCTCGTGAAGAAGGAGGGGAATGCCGACTACCGCGTGGAACAGATGAAGTGGGGGAAGATCCCCGGGAAGAAAGGGAACGCCGCGAAGGACAAGACCCGACTCGTCTACAACGACTGGCTCACCATCGAGAACATCCCGCCGGAGGCCCAGGAGTATGTTGTCAACACGAAGTCGGCTCTCGACTGGGTTGTGGAACGTGCATGCGTTTCGGTTGATAAGGACTCGGGAATCGTCAACGATTTCAACGACTACGCGGCCGAAATCGGGGACCCGCGCTACCCGTTGGATCTTTTCCTGAAAGTGATCACGGTGAGCCTCGAAACCGTGAAGATTGTGAAGGGACTGCCCGCGCTTGAGATCCACCCGTTGGATGCCTAAGCCCGACTTCCCGCCCGGGCGGCGATGCCGCAACCGGGCGGAGTTCGATTGAAGGGTGTTTTATTCGCACACGCTTCGAACCTTCGAGCAAAAAGGCCTCCCCGCATGGGGAGGCCTTTGGGTTGCTCGGTGACGAAACCTGGTCGAAAGCGCGTTACTTCGAGTTCTTGACGGCGCTTTCGCCCGCCACGTAGCCCGAGACGATCGCCCACGTGTTCATGAGGGTCGTCATCGAGTCGGCGCCGTTCGCGCCGCCCACCACGCAGCCCGCACCGTAGAGGTTGCCGACGGGCTTGCCGTCCTTACGGAGAATCTGCATGTCGGCGTTGGCGCGCAGGCCGCCGAGCGTCGTCTGGTAGCGGGCCTTCTGTTCGACGATGTGGTAGGGACCTTCGCCGATTTCAACGAGCGTCGTGCGGCCGAAGGCCTTGTCTTCGCCCGCCTTGACGGCGGCGTTCCAGTCCTTCACGGTCTGCACGAGCCCTTCCGGGTCGATCCCCATTTCCTTGGCGCACACGTCGAGTTCGCCCGTGCAGATCACGGGGCGGCCGTTGTTGCGAAGCGACTTCCAGGCTTCGAACGTCGAGGCGTCGGGCACGGTATGGTCGTCGACCGCCTTCTTGACGTAGGCTTCCCAGGCCTTCTGGTCCATCACCAGGTACATGATGTGATTCTTCTGCGCGAGGGTCGCTTCGGTCAGTTCGCCGAGCGACTTGTTTTCGTTCACGCAGCGCTTGCCGTCCGTGTTGACGAAAATGGCGCTGCCGCGCACGGCGAAGGTCGAGGAGCCCGTCGTGTCCATGGAGCGGCCGGGCTGGACTTCGACGCCGTTCGGGTAGGTCTTGACGTACTCAAGGTTGATCGTGTCGGCGCCGATCGCCGTCCCCATCTTGAAGCCGTCGCCCGTTTCGGTCGGGATCCCGTAAAAGAGCACGTCCTGCATGCGTTCGGGGAGCATCGACTTCACGGCGCCGTAGCCGCCCGAGGCGAGCACGAAGGACTTGGCGTCGAACCGGTAGTTCTGGCCCTTGAGGCCCGTCGCCTTGACGCCCGTGACGTTGCCGTCCTTGTCGGTGATGAATTCGGTCGCGCGCATGTCCGTCATCAGAACGCCGCCGTGCTTGGCGAAGATGTCGAGCATGGTCTTTTGCCAGCCGACGGAGTTACCCTTCGCGGAAATCTGGCGGTGCGCGCTGTGGTCGGGGAACTGAACCCAGGCCGCGCCGTAGGCGACCTTCAGATCGTCGATGAGCCAGTCGCCGACTTCGCCCGTGTGTTCGCTCACCATCTTGGCAAGGACCGGGTCGTTGGCGTTCTTGCCGACGCGCAGCATGTCCTTGTAGAGGAGTTCGGGCGAGTCGTTCGTTTCCTTCATCTCTTCGCGCTGGTAGCGGGTGCCCGTCGCGGCGAGCCCGCCGTGATTGAGGGCGGAGACGCCGCCCGCGGCGGGACGCTTTTCGATGAGGATCACTTTCGCACCCGATTCGGCCGCTTTGACGGCGGCGGTGATGCCGCTGTTGCCCGCACCGATCACAAGAATGTCGGACGTGACGTCCTTGACGGGAAGCGAGGCCGCGCTCTTGTCGTCGACCTTCTTCAAGTAGGGCTTCGTGTCGACGCCCGCCGAGACGAGCGCGGCGAGCACGGCCTGCTTGATCGCCTCGGACGTGAGCGTTGCGCCGCCCACCGCATCGACGGCCGCGGACTGTTCGGCGGTGACCGCTGCGGGAATACGTTCGAGGGCGGGATCGGCAATGCCGGTCGATTCTTTGTGGGACACCACCTTCACCGCCGTGATTTTGCCGTCCGTAAGCGTGACCGCCACCTTCACGGCGCCGTTGCGACCCTGGGCTTCGCCCGTATAGGTGCCGCTGGCGGCGGCCAATGCCACGGAACTGCCGAAGGCGGCAACGAGCGTGGCGGCAAGCAGGGTGCGGGTGAATTTCTTCATGAATTTCTCCTTTGTCGTTCGATGGTGCTCGACGGGGACGTGGTCGGTCGTCTCCCGCGTCGAGCTTTGAAGAAAGTATGAAGCGCCCGGCTGCGCTCGTCTTTATACGGCTGTATAAGTCGAGACTCCAAGGATCGATTCCGCTGCGGCGTGCCCGAATACGAAGGCGTCGGCAAGACCGCACCCGCCCAATTGGTTTTCGCCGTGCAGCCCCCCGACGGCTTCGCCCGCGGCCCAGAGCCCCGGAATGACGACTCCTTCGTCATCGAGCACGCGTCCGACGGCGTCGACGTCGATGCCGCCCGACGTGGCGTGCACGGTCATCGCCACGGTGCTCATCCAAAAGGGCGGACGGGCGATGGGATGCGCGTTGCGAACGTTTTTCCCGAATTCGTCCCGACCCTCGCGAATGCCCCGGTTGTAGCGCTCGACCGTCTCGCAAAGCACGGCGCCCGAAAGTCCCGCCTGGCGCGCGAGGTCCTCGAGCGAGTCGGCGCTCACCGCGTCGCCCGATTCGACCGCAAGCACCGCCTCCTGCTGAATCGAGCGGTTGTAGCTTCGGAAGCCGTCGTCGTCGATGAGAATGCGGGCCAGCCCTCCGGGCAGCGCCGTCACGCGGTCGCGAATCGCATCGCGTCGTCCGTCTTCGGCGACGAACCGTCGGCCGTCGGCGTCAAGAAGAATGAAGCGCTCGACGTCGTTGTGAAAGCGAACGCGGCGTTTTCCTCCGGGCGGGCACCCCGGCTGGCACTGAACGACGTCCATGTCGCGAAGCCGCGCGCCCGCGTCCCGGGCGGCGAGAAGCATTTCGCCCGTGGCTCCGGGCGCGTTGTCGTGCCCGAGGTGCGCGTATCGGGGAGCGAAGCGCTCGAGCATGGCGCCGGAAGCCGAAAAGCCTCCCGACGCAATCAGAATGCCGAGCTTTCCCGTGAAACGCGCAAGACTGCCGTCGGCCCGCCGTGCGAGCACGTTCTCAACGCGTGCCACGCCCTGAGCGGTCATGCGGGATCCGAGGGCGAGCGCACGGCACTCGGTTTCGAGGCGAACGCCGAGTTGCAGGGCTCGGGCGGAGAGTTGCCGCACGTAGCCTTCTCCGTTCGGCATCACGGGGCGGTAGTTTCGGGGAAAGAGCGACCCCGAGATTTCGTAGACCTCGCGCCCGAACGTGACGCCGAGCCCTTCGAGCCAGCGCATCACGGGGCCCGCCTCAAGCGCGAGGCGCATCAAGCGGGCGGAGTCGGCTTTCGGGCCCGCATTGGCGTAGAGAAGCCCGTAGAAATCTTCGACGCCGTCCGAAATGCCCGCTGCCCCCTGACGCTCGGGCTCGACGGCGGCGTAGTAGCCGCTCGCAAGGAGCGTGTTGCCGCCGATCGAAGGCATCTTTTCGAGGACGATGACGCTCGCTCCGATTTCGGCCGCTCGGGCCGCGGCGGCGAGTCCCGCACCGCCCGCTCCCACGATCACGATGTCGGCCGCGCGTTCCGTCGGCAGGTTCGGCGCGGGGCGACTTTCGTCGAAAATGCCCGCCTCGTCGGCGCTTCGGGAGGAGGAAGACGGTCGGCAGCCGGACGCGGCGAGGAGGGAAACGGCCGCCGCACCACCGAGCAGTCGGCGGCGTTCGAGGTCGGGTAGAACAATCGAACGCACGGGTCTTACTCCGAAAGCAGTCGGGCTTCGATGCCGCTCAGGAGCCCGCGCTCCGCATGCGCGTCGGGAATTCCCGCCGCGTCGAGCACGGCTTTGATTTCGACGGCCGATCGGACCTCAAGTTTCGCGTACACCGCGGAGCGGTGGATTTTGACGGCCTGTTCCGATACCCCGAGTCGGGCGGCGATGACTTTGTTGGGGTCGCCTTTGACGGCCTCGAGCGCGACGTCGAGCTCCCGGGGCGTAAGTGCGTCGACGCGTTCGCGTGCGAGCGCGCGTTCTCGGGAACGGCGTCGCGCGTCGAGATTCCAGGCGAAAAGCTCCCGCGCGGCGCGTGCGAGCTTTTCGGGATCGACGGGCTTCGTGAAAAAGTCCGCGGCACCGTTTTTGACGGCCAAAAGCGCCATCTCGATGTCGCCGTGTCCCGAGAGAAAGACGACGGGTTGGTCGAACCCGAGCGAGGGCATGCGAGCGTGGCATTCGAGGCCCGCCATGCCCGCCATGCGGATGTCCATCACGACGCAGCCGGGAACGGCCGGGTCGTCGCGGCGCAAAAACTCTTCCGCGCTTTCGTAGCCGACGGCGCGAAGGTCGGCCATGCTCAAAGAAAAAAGCAGCGCGTTGCGCAGAGCGTCGTCATCGTCGACGAGGCGAACAAGCGGTGTGGTCAACATGAGGTCGGTTCCGAAAGACGGGCGGTGGTGTTTTCAAGGGATCCGTCGGGTGCGGGGTTCTTTTCTTCAGATACGAGCATCGGGAGGCGAATTTGCACGGTGAGGCCGTTCGAGGGGGGAGCGGCACGACGAAAGGCGAGACTTCCGCCGTGCGCTTCGACGATGCGCCGCACGATGTGAAGGCCCAGGCCGAGCGAATCGGGTTTCAGACTTTTGACCGGAGTTGAAAGTCGCCGGAAAACCTCTTCAGCGACCGGTCCGTCGGGAGAACCTTCGTCCGAAACCTC
It encodes:
- a CDS encoding restriction endonuclease; its protein translation is MTEFDTNDTDVKEELPENADYLTQLLDTLETASATERDKGTRFETLVRDWLRKEPTYSDLFTDVQTWKDWASSHPDLAVNARDIGIDLVGTNADGPGYTAIQCKLYARNASVPKAGIDSFLAASAKPFFTRRFLVATNEKWSENVANELHQQTIPVTLITRRELETSVVDWSEYLKSGRVVERPKRTPRPYQLNAIANVVKGFETSDRGKLIMACGTGKTFTSMKIAEESSIYPPPTRMLEVGSYFFSSPRSPFFLRRSPTGSSSARAV
- a CDS encoding type ISP restriction/modification enzyme, whose amino-acid sequence is MRIAPNAGKKRGYVILPVVTPPGLAGEDALNNNKEFDVVWQVLRALKSIDNEFGAAVDPQLGKINSDKIEVVSLTEKKLNKKPKASGATGPKGKRGSKPEGTTDTGDQGSLFERDEVFEEHIRSRILKRVGNRREWGDWAEDVGLFCEKQVAHIEKVLRESETSRAAFESFKKELKATLNGELSDKEIVDMLGQHVVTQPILDALFTIRDDTGNIIYEFSKHNPIARAMTAMVDSLDKDGMRTAASSLKDFYESVQIRMRNVKTAVERQTVIKDLFEKFFKAAFPKLQEKLGIVYTPVEVVDFINRSVADLMKQEFGTNLYDDGVHILDPFSGTGTFLARLMQSGLIPQDKLPKKFATELHGNEIVPLAYYVASMNLEGVFHELCPNQPYAPNNVMLWTDTFADHGNPDVFKTALGENNERLESLEKTDVRVILGNPPYSAGQKSQNDNNQNEHYESLDARIDETYSARTDVTLKKLKDSYIRAYRWASDRIGDKGIIGFVANASWLTSSSANGMRKCISEEFNSIYVYNLKGNQRTSKEQSRKEGGKIFGEGSRSAIAIVLLIKNPDHNGKEGIFYYEVDDYLSKAEKLEGLSRTGSMLNVPVRIIIPDEYGDWFEHREGTFSKYYPIFDSKSDVPAIFDEKIVGVSTNRDKWVWGSSTTQIAKNIDRIKESYTRALGVMKTSRTPSNKEKITEARAAVQGDIAWSCGLLRRLERFEAVSGFDLGKMRLAAYRPFVVQNLYYDRESFVERPGRWSQVFRDDFTKNLIICFNQNWTGEGQIVVMTNRIADLHFNGDTQCFPRWIPRVTDFAQGSLCLGYEDDDRESGFSKDALPHFQRAYPGHTITEDDLFYYIYGILHSEEYRTRYANNLIKELPRIPRVATYEQFRAFADAGRKLADLHVNYEHVAPYAGVKLVKKEGNADYRVEQMKWGKIPGKKGNAAKDKTRLVYNDWLTIENIPPEAQEYVVNTKSALDWVVERACVSVDKDSGIVNDFNDYAAEIGDPRYPLDLFLKVITVSLETVKIVKGLPALEIHPLDA
- a CDS encoding FAD-dependent oxidoreductase, with protein sequence MRSIVLPDLERRRLLGGAAAVSLLAASGCRPSSSSRSADEAGIFDESRPAPNLPTERAADIVIVGAGGAGLAAAARAAEIGASVIVLEKMPSIGGNTLLASGYYAAVEPERQGAAGISDGVEDFYGLLYANAGPKADSARLMRLALEAGPVMRWLEGLGVTFGREVYEISGSLFPRNYRPVMPNGEGYVRQLSARALQLGVRLETECRALALGSRMTAQGVARVENVLARRADGSLARFTGKLGILIASGGFSASGAMLERFAPRYAHLGHDNAPGATGEMLLAARDAGARLRDMDVVQCQPGCPPGGKRRVRFHNDVERFILLDADGRRFVAEDGRRDAIRDRVTALPGGLARILIDDDGFRSYNRSIQQEAVLAVESGDAVSADSLEDLARQAGLSGAVLCETVERYNRGIREGRDEFGKNVRNAHPIARPPFWMSTVAMTVHATSGGIDVDAVGRVLDDEGVVIPGLWAAGEAVGGLHGENQLGGCGLADAFVFGHAAAESILGVSTYTAV
- a CDS encoding cyclic nucleotide-binding domain-containing protein yields the protein MRRFTDAWIDAVGLKRFAGPWSSPRGPRLPILPWIAVPLHPIIREFFETCGREVHFAPGEKFFPTTQVTHFITVTSGLTGRVAAVLDGRSGSGAMALSPAGRFAAGNLNWVTRRPAIGRYYALSQCTVRMIPHVDAEERILARDDANDFLRILYTQFELGNLSDRMAFSTLALLQAPLRLQAFFLAWSVFYGTIREEGGRHIVRMPSPGRRAHIEDVLSVSSVTMDKLSSHLHAEAAFERDGEFVTFDAAWLQEAHDWMRACDGDGVLYPRPRSVIDFLYGAQAGEYA
- a CDS encoding FAD-dependent oxidoreductase, with amino-acid sequence MKKFTRTLLAATLVAAFGSSVALAAASGTYTGEAQGRNGAVKVAVTLTDGKITAVKVVSHKESTGIADPALERIPAAVTAEQSAAVDAVGGATLTSEAIKQAVLAALVSAGVDTKPYLKKVDDKSAASLPVKDVTSDILVIGAGNSGITAAVKAAESGAKVILIEKRPAAGGVSALNHGGLAATGTRYQREEMKETNDSPELLYKDMLRVGKNANDPVLAKMVSEHTGEVGDWLIDDLKVAYGAAWVQFPDHSAHRQISAKGNSVGWQKTMLDIFAKHGGVLMTDMRATEFITDKDGNVTGVKATGLKGQNYRFDAKSFVLASGGYGAVKSMLPERMQDVLFYGIPTETGDGFKMGTAIGADTINLEYVKTYPNGVEVQPGRSMDTTGSSTFAVRGSAIFVNTDGKRCVNENKSLGELTEATLAQKNHIMYLVMDQKAWEAYVKKAVDDHTVPDASTFEAWKSLRNNGRPVICTGELDVCAKEMGIDPEGLVQTVKDWNAAVKAGEDKAFGRTTLVEIGEGPYHIVEQKARYQTTLGGLRANADMQILRKDGKPVGNLYGAGCVVGGANGADSMTTLMNTWAIVSGYVAGESAVKNSK
- a CDS encoding response regulator transcription factor, which gives rise to MLTTPLVRLVDDDDALRNALLFSLSMADLRAVGYESAEEFLRRDDPAVPGCVVMDIRMAGMAGLECHARMPSLGFDQPVVFLSGHGDIEMALLAVKNGAADFFTKPVDPEKLARAARELFAWNLDARRRSRERALARERVDALTPRELDVALEAVKGDPNKVIAARLGVSEQAVKIHRSAVYAKLEVRSAVEIKAVLDAAGIPDAHAERGLLSGIEARLLSE